ccgccacagAGCAACCATACAAAGACTAGTCCACAACACACACACCCAAGTCTCACGACAACAAGTACaataggttctgctgagggcacagctcaacaagcccaaacaAAGGAAAAAGAACGGCCGAGGGAGGCCAGAGAGAGCGCCNNNNNNNNNNNNNNNNNNNNNNNNNNNNNNNNNNNNNNNNNNNNNNNNNNNNNNNNNNNNNNNNNNNNNNNNNNNNNNNNNNNNNNNNNNNNNNNNNNNNNNNNNNNNNNNNNNNNNNNNNNNNNNNNNNNNNNNNNNNNNNNNNNNNNNNNNNNNNNNNNNNNNNNNNNNNNNNNNNNNNNNNNNNNNNNNNNNNNNNNNNNNNNNNNNNNNNNNNNNNNNNNNNNNNNNNNNNNNNNNNNNNNNNNNNNNNNNNNNNNNNNNNNNNNAGACGGCGGCGACAGACGAACAGCCATCGAgcggaggtcggcgatgaaggcggaaATGGCGTCTCGGTCCcgtgggcggctaagcggccgccatagCTGCAAGTAACCAGAGAGTTTGAAGAGGGCGTCAGTAGCACGTCGAAGCGGAATGCGCTGAATCACAAGTCTACTGCGGATCGTCCAGAGCGTCCAAGCGAGGACCCCAATctccagccacctaatgtggcgagaaggCAGGGGGGAGTTCTGGAGTTCGGCGAACAGGTCGGGGAAATTGGTGTGGCACCAACTGCCATCAACCACCTCTCGGAAGCAGCTCCACATAAATTGAGCGGACACACAAGAGAAGATGTGATTCGAGTCTTCGGGGACACCACAGAGCGGGCATAGGCCACTACCAGGACCATTACGCTTGCGAACCTCCACCCTAGACGGGGTCCGCCcgcgaatccattgccacatgaagatcctAATCTTCAGAGGCAGGCGGATGGACCAAACCGccgagaggggagggggggcggagGAGGGGGCAATGGCCCGGTAGAGGGACTTGGTGGAGAATTGGCCTGACGGCTCAAGGCGCCACCGGACCAGATCAGGGACTTGGTGGGCCATTGAAATTTCCGAATAGGTGCTtcatttagtactccctccgtaaactaatataagagcatttagatcactactttagtgatctaaacactcttacattagtttacagagggagtacgttTTAACAATTATTTATAGTGAACCACACTTCCATAGAGAAATAAATTATTAGCTTCATATAATTGTATTTGTATGTACCCACATGTATGCAAAAGTACAGAAATATAATACAGGTAGAAGCATAAGCTTATGTAGGTGAGCAGCAATTCAACATGTACCCTCTTATTTCCAACATCTTCATCTTTCAGGTTCAACTATGTCAATCATCATTTATCTGCTCATCTGTGCTTTCTCGTTTAGCATGCTTATTATATGTGAAAATTCTTGTTCAAATTCATCGTAGACAGTTTGATTTTTATATTTGATTATATTAATATATACCATGTTGCAATAAAGATAAATTTTATTAAATGAGGCAAATAGGCCAATATATATCGACATGCAGGTGGCAAATATGCAGGAAACCCCTATGCAACGGGGTATTACACAAATAGTATATACATATCTAACAATTATCTAATGCTTTTGTCTTGGTCAATCTCAATAATTCTTCTCTCCCAGGGTGGTTTCATTGATTTTGGCCGCTTTACCAATCATCGCTCTTTTGAGACTGGTTCAAAGCCGGTTGACTACATCCAGGTAACACTTCCGTAATTATATTAACTTTGTATGCGATAAAACAGTGCCTTTGATGTGTCATTGCCACATAGTTCAAGACAGGGTTACATCTTCAAAGTTCTGTGATTTTCCTAGAAATGAGCAGGACTAGATGGGAGGTATTGGCCAATAGCCGGTGATGTCTAACTTTCAATAGGTATCTCGTGTAACATATCTGCTGTATATCGTACTACGGATAATAAGCTAATAATGTTATAATATCCTAATGGTTCATCCCACACGGTTAGAAGCCTCTTACGTAGGTTGCATTGTCCACTTTTCTATTGTCACACTAACATATGAATAGAAGGAAAGGGTGCATGGAAGTTACGCATCAGAGTAAAACTTGCAAACTTAATCAGAACATTGAAGTAGTGTATTGAGTTAAGGGGAAGACAGCACAAGAACACTAATGTATTAAAACTATGTCTACTAGGCCGTGTAACAGACTAAGAGTACTAGGTACTCTCCTAGGTTACTGGAAAAACCGTGTATAAGGTCGATTACATTGTATAATCACTATGAGGTGAGCAAGGTACTGGTTACCTGGTTTCAGTATCTTGGATGGAACTAAAAGGTCATAAGGAGTGTTGATTTACAGTCTCAAGTTTTCCACCAGTTATTTGTCGAGTTGGTGTGTTCTTTtctgttgaagtgtatatgtggattgcctagccctttccatcagttcagACTTTAGGTTGCATtgtctagtgcatgaagcttaacatggtatcaggGTCTAAGGTCATGAGTTCAAGTCCTGGCTTCCTCAATTTTTATCCAAAAATCGTTGTTTCCCCCTCTGTGTCCACGTATAGGCCTCTCGTCACTCGTGAGAGGGGGTGTCGAAGTGTATATatggattgcctagccctttccatcagttcagacttttggttgcgttggctagtgcatgaagcttaacacttTCTACATTGAAGGGAACAAATTTAAAGGTGTACACTAGGGTCTTGAAGTCCAGGGTATAAACTCATCTTCAAGCTGATGGTTGAATTGGATGTAGTCTGTCTAGGCCAAAAATACTATAATTATCAATTCATTGCGAGTTTATCAATGCAAACATTTCCAGCAGAGTACTTCCAAGCTTTCTTAATAAGCAATCACTAAACAGAATATTTGTTAAAGCATCTTTGTTGTTTTCCATAATTGCTCTGGCATCTTTTCTCATAGTAGGTTCTCAGCCTTCATTATTCCTTAATCTGTCACATTATTTCAGAGATTTCACAATGGTGATTTAGCGAAATGTGAAACTACGTTTGAAGAGATGGGCCGTACTGCACAGGTTTGCTCTAACTTCGATGAGATACTTTGCTGTTTTCACTAATATTTAGAATTTCCTATTTTCTTGTGTAGTTTCATTTTAGATATCTGGACTAACATCAATGAGCATATTTGATATTTCAGGTCAACATTATGTGTGGACGATGCTCAAATAAAGTATGCAAAGGTCAGCTGTCTTTTCTGTTTACATTTTTTTGTTAATACTCTTCCACCAAATATGTTGCAACCTGACTAAAGTAAAATTAGCATTCGGTTTGTTGTTAAAGCTCCATGGTTACACATATTTTTATCTGATTATATGCACGTTTAGGGATGTCTTATGGCATAAACTATTCTTGGTCATGTTATGCTAACTGAATCTGAGTTTCTGCAAACTTGTACCAAGTTGTGTTTAACACTTACCTCATTTACGGACACAAACATTTTATGTTTAGGAAACCTTGGTGGCGAATAGTCAGTCCCTTCCATCTCAACATAAGCATTGGTTTAGACTTTGATTCAGTCTCCAATATGTAGTTATATGCAATCATAATAAAGTTATGGAGAACTGAGCGCTAGCTCAGTGGCTAACCCGCCCACCTGTGTCCGAGTCCGTGCAGCGGACCCCGCTGGTGTGCTATCCTTGTTAGATCACGGAGAGGTCTCACCTCCCACCTAAACAACGGACAGTTAAAGGAGACTCTTCCCCGCTTTAGCCAACGTTTTGTATATCATATAACTAAAGTCGTTTTGATTATCAAATTTTTCATGTAACCAGTCTGATGCTCATTTTTTTTATGTTAACACATGTTTTTAGCCATTTTGCTTGTCTGTCTAACAATTACTTACTTACTTACTGACTAAGCCTtttgtcccaaacaagttgggttaggctagatatgaaacccttttatgaggacttcccaggaggtcacccatcctagtactaccctcgcccaaatgggtttcatacccaaaggactggctagtttttacgttggctcgccaagcctatgacaacccttagatatgaaatcttttcacgaggacttcccaggaggtcacccatcctagtactactctcgctcaaatgggtttcatacccatgggactggctagtttttacgttggcttgccaagcctatcacaaccctcctcctttacccgggcttgggactggctatgcctagaagacataggcggagttCTGTCTAACACTTACTAccttgcttaaatatttattgcCAGAACTATCAACCATGATTGGTTGACcaatgtgttgattctttttgggtGCATGCCTTTTTGCGAAAGAAAAAAACTTAACATTGATAGTTTTGCAGATGAACATGGATGCATTTGCAGCGTATCCTATGATGAAAGGATGTGCAGGTAACCATGACGACTTTTCTTTGTAGTATTTGTTAAAAGAATTAGTTAATCGATATTAGTTAATCGATTTCTTTCTATTGATGTCAAAAAGTGAAGAAGCTGCAACTTCTTTCCTAATTTCTGTGTGTTTGCTACAAAAAAGAGCTGTTCACTTGTAGTTAAATGTCTTATGAAGTCTAATTTTTCATCCATGTTAGTATGTAGATCAGCTGACCACAGTCAACATGCTCATGATGATTTCTTGCACCTTGTACAAATGGGAGGAATAAATTTGAGTTGAACATAGCAGATCATTTCAGGGAAAGATGAATGGGTATATTTTCTTAGTATGCACACTGGTAAATATTCTAAAAGTATAAAGAAAACAACTTTGGtgcagaaaatatataaaaatgcAGAAACCACCAGTTCGCTACCTATTTTGAATCTAAAATGTTTTGGCTTTCAAATAGCCAATCACGGTCTTTTTAAATTCTGGCGCTTCATAGTAACAGGTACTGTCACTGTTGTTATGTAGCATCATAGCGAGGTTGGACATATGCATTAACCTTCCTGCAAGACGATGACTATCAGCACTTGACACGGAAATTTGCGGCACATGcagcttctttttttcctttttcgagaAAACGCATAGGCTTTGCgtctcaatgtattttttctgatCGAAAAACTGTGAGGGAGGCCCCGACAGtaaatattactccctctgttcacaaatataagatgttctaacattTTTCTAAATCGGATGTATATTGacacattttagtgtgtttgttcactcatttcagtccgtatgtactccatattgaaatatccaaaacattttATATTTGTGAAAGAAGGGAGTATTAAGTAAGAAAACATATTTACAAGATGGAGGAACCGTATAAAGAGAATGTGACAGTATACATAGGGAGGACAGGGGAGAAGAGGGGACAGAGGGGCTGCCAATTTTTCTATCCATGAAGTCCATACTCCCTTGTGTTGAACCTATCTTTGACCATGAGTCAGGCAAAGCCTTTTAACTCGAAGTGCAATTGGACTTCCAACTACACTTGATAACCGCTGGACACTGCTCCTGCTCTAGCCAATAACCATGCCTCTGCCTCTCTCAGCGTTGGGCTGCTTCTATATCCACCACGCTGGAGCATTATCAATGAGGATAAGCCTGTCCTGGGCGACGGCAGGGGTGGAATCCATGCAGCACTCTTCCATTCATGCTGCCTCATCCCCGTTTTGTGTTTCGTCCATGGGAGCTTTATATATGCTAAAGTTCTCATTCCCTGAATTCTCTTTATGTTTGGTACAAGGAAAAGAGAAATGAAAATGTTTGATCTATAAAAATACGGCTCCAAATTCTCTAAAACCAAAAGAACTGCAGTAGCCAGAACTTTGAGCATCATATACTTTTAAATGTGCCTGTACTGCTTATTTTCGCTGATCTGTTGCCTGCTTTCGTGTGCTTACGGCATTATTTTTCTTGTGTACGTTGCAGCTAAACATGCTCCCTTTTTGTCCAGGACGGTTGTTGAGCTAGCCATTCCTTGTCCTAAAAGAGGCCCAAGAGTTTTTAAGGGTTTCACTGTGGGCTTCCACCCCCGGTCATCCGAAGTGGTAAAGCTAGTTctttctttgggtattaatcagcgATTAAGTTGATGTTACATCTCAGCTTGGTTCCTCTAGGTTTACAATGGATTGACTCAACTGGGATTCGAACAACTTCATCATGGGTTTAGGTAAGAGATCATATCAAAATATCCTTCCAATTTAATGAGATTAGGGGATTTTTCGAGCATAGTTGAAGTTTCAGTTTATCCAAGCCTTATTAAATGCCAACTAGAAGGTTTAACTGCTTTCATGTGAACACATAAGTCATGCTAATTGTATATAAGGTTCAGCTGGCTAGGTTCACTTGGTTCTACCGGGTTTCTGTAATATGTACTTTCTTAAAGACTATATTTGTACATAATGGGTTATCCTCAAACAAACTTCGAATTCTTGCTTGGAAACCGGTATCCAACTACCGCCTGATGGAAGAACCACAAGGTTCAAACAGATCCTAAGTCAGTTAATCGCTACCGAATTGCAGTATGATACATGTTATTTATACTTAGCTCACCTTTCAAGAATCCTTTGTGTGTGTTTAGTTTTGTTGTTGATCTCTTTGGTTACTTTATGAAGGGGAGCCTGGTGCAGTggtaaagctgttgccttgtgaccatgaggtcacgggttcaagtcctggaaacagcctcttacagaaatgtagggaaaggctgcgtactatagaccctaagtggtcggacccttccccggtccctgcgcaagcgggagctacatgcaccgggcttccCTCCCCTCTTTGGTTACTTTATCATAGTGAATAAGGATTCTGAAGCCACACTTGTACTGTCAACTTGAGTATATACGGTAAGACATGTGACCACATGTCAACTGCCTAAAGCCGAAATATTTACGAGATGTGGTCAAGACTTGATGGTGTATTAATAGCACTGTATATTAAATATGGATTGAGTAGCGTCTAGCAACCAGAGCTATCTCTGATCCACATTATCTAAGAATTTTGATATGGTCTGATTCAAAAGCTTTCTGTGCAGTTCTGATCCACATTATCTAAGAATTTTGACATGGATACATATAAATCATTGCAGTTCTGTTTTCTGTGCAGCTTTCCAAGTGAGCAGATTCACGTGTCTTTATATCTTAGCGCCATGTCTTCTCTCGCAGACCTAGTTGGAAAACCTACCTTCAGGGTAAGGAAAAAGACTTGGGGACTGTAAAAACTACACATTCTATGCCCTTATGGTTTTCTTTATGTTAcctcattttattttggttttgcACATATAGTTAGTTTTTCTTTGGGGTAAGTGGTGTCCCTTAACTTTGTTGTCGGTGTTGGTCAATGGACGTACAATTGTTGTTAAAACCAGATGCTGAGAATATCAGATAACACTAGTAAACTACCCCGCAATCATTAGTGCTAACCAAACAAATGAGTGCATTGTTGTTGAAACCAGTAGCTATACCAGGCGAGTCTTGAGAGACTGCTGCCACCGTTGGTGCTAACCATATGCCTGTTGCATACCTTATGTGTTGAACTCTGCATataattttcttttgtttttttcccaCTACACAGGTTAATCCGATGAAAGGGCTTGATGTTATGCTTACAGGATCAGGGGCCAATGGTGCCGTGCCTACTGCCCTGTCTCCAACAGTTCTGAATGTGAATTGGATATGTTAGTGATTTTTTGTCTCCACATACTGATGCCATTTTGTACTTACTATTAACAAATGAGTTCGTACATTTTGTAGGTGAAATCATTCGAAGCAATCCATATGTGGTGAATGTTTCAATCCCAGTGGCGGGCTACGATCCAATCGAATTCACGCTTACCAAAGAATGTGGTTGGTTCTATTCAGACAATCACCAGCTGTGCATATAGATTTTCATGTATTGGAAATTGTTACATGAGCTTCACTAGATCTTGATTGGTGTTCTAGAAATATTGCAGAAGATGGGTCTTATGCAAATCTCAGTTGAGATTGTCAAGGAGTATTAGTATTGGCCTATATTTCCTTCCTTGCACCCCAAGTCTTGTGTAATGTTTATACCCCCCTTGGGCTATGCCATAGAGATAAAGTGCATCCATAATAGAGATAACTTCACACTTGATTCAATAGGTTTAATTTTAGATACTGTGGAAAATAATTCAAAAGATATATATCATAAGCATTTTCTGAAGATTTAACCTGTGGAATGGATAAACATGTTGCAATCTCGACACAGAGGTTGAAAAATGTTGCACGTCAAATGTATTTTGGTTGTGACAAAAAGTTGCTGTGTTTTCGTTAATTTACTTGTAAAATGGCAACTTTGTAAATTGGGATTATAATAGAACAGAACGCCATGTTAATGATACTTGTGATAATTTGTATTATTGGGAACATATGAATAGCTACTGCAAGTGTTCTTATATAAGGAAAAATATTCATATGTCAGAGCAGTTTTACTGTTTTAATAATTTATCATTGTTCTCTTTTGTACATATGATATATAATATTTTAGGTCAGTTTCTGTGATCCTGTAAATTTCAGACTAGTTTTCTTTTTGTAATATCCGTTGTCTGTGTAGGTTACACACAAGAAAAAGAGAGTGATTCTATGAGAGGGTGGGCAACATTTGGAATCATCTCTTGCATGTATGTGTTTCTTGAACTTTAGAACTTTATTGATGGTAATGTCAATTCTATCATGATTTTCTCTTATATTATTGCCATaattgctgtgttgttgctacttGTCCgtgtgttgctcttcattgtgtttacAGTTCTGACGTACGTGCTCTTTGTGTGCAGATTCATTGTCTTTTCGAGCCTACTTTGTTGTGGGGGGTTCATCTACAGAAGTCGTGTAGAGCATCAGGTTTTATTTTCGAACTTCATTAAACTTTTTGTTTGGCTATGGACATTGCCATATTGGAAGCTCTCTTGAAAACATGGCACCTCTGAACCAATTTCAGGATGGTTTACATGCACTGCCTGGGATGACTACCGTGTCTGCCTTTCTGGATGCTGTAAGTACTTCGATTTGAATTCTGAGCCTCGTTATTTCCTGACCAAATCATTGACGATCATGCTGTTACAGTATATGTGGATTGcactagccctttccatcagttcggatttttggttgcgttggctagtgcatgaagcttaacatggtattggagctaaggtcttgagttcaaatCCTGACTTTCACAATTTATTAAAAATTGCTGGTAGCCCCCCCGTTGTGTCCACATAGTGGCCTCTTGAGTCATATGTGAGTTTGGCGCGCCGGCGCTCTCTTCTGGTTGCACGTGTTGACTTGTCTTCCCCGTCACACGTGAGAGGGGGTGTTATAGtatataccgaaaaaggctttcgccccgctttatatataaagcaatgaccGACCACAGCTCAGATACAAACGCACGCCATCACAACACactgtttgacacgagaaaaacatCGGCTAAGGACTCCGGGGAGAAGGGAAGAAGGGAGTGTGTTTCTCTCAGACGCCGGGGAAAGAAAACTGTgtatgcgggcgtgccagtgtactatagtacacaaaagaaaaagagataCGGGAACATGTATTTCATTAATCTCACTGGATAAATAAAATTACAATATCCCAAAAAAAAAgggtgcgctccgtggcctactagcaCGGCCAAGCTGGCTGTGGCGATTGTGTgatctcctggttcccggggcctcgaaaagctcccggttaattactcccgcgggttgctccgcgGGATACCTCCGATTGAGctgtgtggtcgtcttcgtcgtcttcgcttcgcgttctccatgcatgatgatggtgatgtgtgtgtgggcggcggcagagcccgtgtcctcgtcggtacacgcgCCGCAAGTAGCGTGGCCTTTGCGGTGGCCGCGCTTGCCCTCGCCGTCGTGCCTCGTCGGTCTTGGCGACGTTGGAAGAGTTGTTGTTGGGGTAGCATGGATCGCGCTCGGCTCGGACATCTCGACGACCAGTAGCTTCTCAGGGTGTGCAAGGGGCTACGCCTTGCGGGAGTAATTGTCGGCTGAGACCAGCATCGGTGATGACCGTCGCGTTGCTCATGCCAGCACGGCCTGTGTAGTCGACTCCTCGTCCCGACCTGACGCCGAGTCCACGGCAGTCGGCGTAGTCAAGGCATCGTCTCACGAGATCATAGAGGAGCGGTGTTGTTGTTGAAGTCGCGTCGCCCTGCACCCGCGCCTTGTCCTTGGGCGGCGCCAACTTGCTCGGCTCCGGCCTCCGAATGAGTGTGGCGCGGGTAGCAGCGACACAGGGTAGGAGGCCATCTTCCTCGTGGCATCATGGTGTGGGACCCCGGCCTTCGCTTCGTGTCCGGGCGCCGAGTGGACGTCGCCGTGCTCTACATCTTCAAAGTGTGCAGTGAGGCGGAGTGGACAATAAGCAGAAGGTAGGGAGCTGCGTGTCTCCATCTTCGGCGACACCGAGCATGATGAAGTAGATCGGTATGCTAACAAGCATCGTCGGCGTCGTCTTCGGGTGGCAACCTTCTCGCCATCAGCCGGCTAGAAGATACGTGAATGGCTCATGCATGTGCACATGCTATATCTGTTGATTGCGCCTGTATTCCTTGCTTCATTCTTCTGTACTACAGAGCACCTGTAGTTGGCTTCAACGACAAAAAGAGGAGAGCTAGTGTAGCGATAGCTCGGATGTCGCGCCGGTCACTGCACGCGGAGATGAGCCATCCGGCCGCCTGTCTTCCCGTCTTGAACATGGGCCTTGCACGCACACGGGTACATACTAGAGGCTATTCTTCAGGTGTAGACCACGCCGCGATGTTCGGTTAGGCTCTAGTGACAACATCACCAAGGCACCATTGAGTCCGGGCATGGCGAAGGAGAGGCACGACGCCGGTGTCGAAGCGGGGTGGTGAAGGAGCTCCTCGTGATTGGCGCCGACTTGACGAAATCATTGGCAGGCGGCGTCCCGGCCGGCTCTGTGGCTTCGTACTCCATGTCACCGGCTCGATGAAGTGGGCGAAGTGTGTGTGACGGTGATCTTCGCGGCGTCGAGGTCTCGAATGGCATCTCTCCGACGTGACGAAATATTCATCATCTCGTGTAATATTGAGCATAGTGTCGTCGTCTTCTATGATACCATCACGGTGAAGTGGACTCGAGCGGTGATTGTGACCTCCGCGCCATCGACCTCCATGGCGCAAGCTTGACGACATCNNNNNNNNNNNNNNNNNNNNNNNNNNNNNNNNNNNNNNNNNNNNNNNNNNNNNNNNNNNNNNNNNNNNNNNNNNNNNNNNNNNNNNNNNNNNNNNNNNNNNNNNNNNNNNNNNNNNNNNNNNNNNNNNNNNNNNNNNNNNNNNNNNNNNNNNNNNNNNNNNNNNNNNNNNNNNNNNNNNNNNNNNNNNNNNNNNNNNNNNNNNNNNNNNNNNNNNNNNNNNNNNNNNNNNNNNNNNNNNNNNNNNNNNNNNNNNNNNNNNNNNNNNNNNNNNNNNNNNNNNNNNNNNNNNNNNNNNNNNNNNNNNNNNNNNNNNNNNNNNNNNNNNNNNNNNNNNNNNNNNNNNNNNNNNNNNNNNNNNNNNNNNNNNNNNNNNNNNNNNN
The Triticum dicoccoides isolate Atlit2015 ecotype Zavitan chromosome 3A, WEW_v2.0, whole genome shotgun sequence genome window above contains:
- the LOC119267906 gene encoding uncharacterized protein LOC119267906, which produces MLVKWSTFASCPLDAFRPFIIVLLAAAYIHVPATAIVAVPSSHCYTFDSDSHLVDFTHLSGKNFEYNEEGSVTSDLVVQLCKDVQRRSQAGGFIDFGRFTNHRSFETGSKPVDYIQRFHNGDLAKCETTFEEMGRTAQVNIMCGRCSNKVCKDEHGCICSVSYDERMCRTVVELAIPCPKRGPRVFKGFTVGFHPRSSEVVYNGLTQLGFEQLHHGFSFPSEQIHVSLYLSAMSSLADLVGKPTFRVNPMKGLDVMLTGSGANGAVPTALSPTVLNVNWICEIIRSNPYVVNVSIPVAGYDPIEFTLTKECGYTQEKESDSMRGWATFGIISCIFIVFSSLLCCGGFIYRSRVEHQDGLHALPGMTTVSAFLDAVGRPRGYLRAGDPSGNHSSQVSWENTSVTTPAAQRTNDGRYGTI